The genomic region ttatcctgggagacacctggcccaggtgtttcccatgtagctgacgacctgcccaactccgcccaccggcatcctaataaggaaacaagaacaaagagataatacggcagacagagtgggagggtcgtcacattcCCCCCCATAAAACCGGGGACCAACAAGGACCCCGGAACATCATACCAGCCTCTgtgtcccaaattgacacagcctctgcgtcccaaattgacacagcctcccaaattgacacagcctcccaaattgacacagcctctgcgtcccaaattgacacagcctctgcgtcccaaattgacacagcctctgcgtcccaaattgacacagcctctgccccaaattgacacagcctctgccccaaattgacacagcctccgcgtcccaaattgacacagcctctgcgtcccaaattgacacagcctcccaaattgacacagcctcccaaattgacacagcctcccaaattgacacagcctcccaaattgacacagcctcccaaattgacacagcctctgcgtcccaaattgacacagcctctgcgtcccatgtggtccttctgtagctcagttggtagagcatggcgcttgtaacgccagggtagtgggttcgatccccgggaccacccatacgtagaatgtatgcacacatgactgtaagtcgctttggataaaagcgtctgctaaatggcatttattattattattaaattgaCACAGCccctgcgtcccaaattgacacagccccTGCGTCCCAAATTGGTGAGGGGTTATGAGTTCACACCTCCACCTGCCCCATccaacctcctcctccccagaccTCAGCAACCTTTGCGCATAGGAAGCAATATTTAAGAGGAAAGAAGAACACAAGACCAGGGGGGAACAGACAGGAAAGATAGAACATGACAACCCAAAACATTGGTCAGTCACGTAAACATTCAGGAACATGGCACAAAAGACCACAACAGCTACAAACTCCAACGAAAAGAACATCAGGGTCCTTCATTCTAACAACTCCCAACGACTCACAGTCACCTCCAACGACTCAGTCACCTCCAACGACTCACAGTCACCTCCAACGACTCACAGTCACCTCCAACGACTCACAGTCACCTCCAACGACTCACAGTCACCTCCAACGACTCACAGTCACTTCCAACGACTCACAGTCACTTCCAACGACTCACAGTCACTTCCAACGACTCACAGTCACTTCCAACAAAACAGAATTTCCATCATTTCAATCATTTAACCTTGTAGTGTTCAGCGATCTTCAACAGCTGTTCTTTAGTACATAATTCTAACAGTTCCTCTGATGGAAAGCGAATGAACTTGTGTACATGAGACACCATAGTCATAAGTAAATATTCTTGCTCAACCCCGCTGAGCACATCAGACCACAACCAGAGAAATGACAATCACCCTGAGCACCACAGAAGAGAGATGAGATACAGAGCTTCCCCAAAACCTACAATAACTCAACCCTAGTCTTCGTGCAGATTTGCGGTGGGTATTTACGCACTGTAGCCCGCTGGCAAGGAAATAGAACTCCCCAGCATGCTGGCAAATTCCACCAAGCCACGGATGTGCCCCCGAGACAACTGCTCagtccacagacaccacacaaaaataacaaacatttAACCATGCCCAACATGTCCAAAATTGAAACACGTCGCTAAGCCTATCAGGGGAAAAAGGCTACAGCTCCGGGTAGCAAGTTCCACTACCCTACACAAATCTCCTACCGAGGTACACAGCCGATTTACTCACCTCAGACTGACTTCCCAACAGAGTAGAACAAGTTCAGGCTAGGCAAGGCCTGGAAACTAACCATTATACTCTCTCCAACGCAGCACACAAACCAAACAACCAATACTGGGCCAATCACACTCAAACACAATATTCAAACCAAACACGTACCTCCACGGTCTCCCAAACCAATAGTTCAACGATCCTGGATGAGCACCcacttgtcacgaaccggctcaaagcccgtaacaaagggagacaacgtggagataaggagtagcaaaatatgtatttattaactaaagcaactaagtataatatacaatggtgtgtgtaatcagtagtgtaagtgagtgttttgcatgcatgaatgaaagtgataatgcagggtgatgaaaggtgccaaagcaaacaaaaggccaccaagaaccacaacacaatctacaaaaggtgtctgcatggagagagtctcttccatgaatgtggaagaggtctatttatcctgggagacacctggcccaggtgtttcccatgtagctgacgacctgcccaactccgcccaccggcatcctaataaggaaacaagaacaaagagagaatacgacagacagagtgggagggtcgtcgcacatgttgtgtgtgtgtgtgtgttgttgataCCCTGCTGactggtgtgtctctctcccagTGCTGTGGTACAACTCCGTATGGTGTAGAGGACCGAGGGGTGCTGTGCTGTAACCAGACCTTGCACCATGTGGTGGAGGATGGGTACCAGTGCTCCCCAGGTGGCCACTTGTATCTGCCATCCCGTGAGATGGTGTGTGGCTCACGAGTTCATCTGAACGATCCAGGCAAATCCAGGCCATTGTGCTGTGGGGAGGAGACATACGACCCTCAGTATGAAATCTGCTGCAACGGACGCAAGTGAGTTGCACTGTAGTGTGGAAACTGTAGGGAGTTGAACCTAGCCAGGTAGTTTATCCCAAAGATGTGGGGTTATCACTGTCTGCAAGCACAGTTCAGAGTGCCTAAGGGCTAATAATTAGATCACTTCATCTTCAGCAGAATGTATCCAGCCTCCTGTCTAAgtgtttttatttatatttaactaggcaactcagttaagaacaaatacttatttgcaatgatggcctaccctggccaaacctgcacaatgctgggccaattgtgcgccgccctatggtactcccaatcacggccggttgtgattcagcctggaatcgaaccgggGTCTGAAGTgacgcttctagcactgagatgcagtgccttagacccctgcgccactcgggagcccaaattgTTGATTCTTgaaagtgtgtgcgtgcgtgcttgtaCTATAACTAACTGTGTAAAATATTTTCTGGGTGTGCATCTTTGTATGTTTATGTCTGAGAGACATTGATGGATGCAATTCTGATAAGATAACATACCCACATTCCCAGTCCCACTACCTCAGATGTTGGAGAATTCTTAATGGAATGCACCATGTCTTCCAAACTACTGGCTCCCAGACATATTTCAACAGGGTGTCAACTGCAGAAGCCACAGGTCTAAGGGTatcctccctttctttctttccttcactTCACTTTTTCCAGCCGGTGGCattcagacagtgagacagccaGACTGGAGAGGTGGTATGTCTGCTTTTGGGTTTCCAGGAAAGGAGTCACACAGTAGGTAGTGGTTTTTGTCTAACTCATCCTGTTGTCTGGCTTGTGCTTGTGGGTCACGACCTGTAGCGTGGTTCCCGTGAAGTTCCAGTCTGCATTTATACAGATGCCATTACTCAATACTTTTGGCCATGAATCAAGAGAGAAGTCTGTGAGTGCAGTTGTGAGTAACGCACTTCAATCAATTTTCCTTTTGACTCTGTGGCTGAATCCGGTGGCGGTAGGTGCTGTTTACTATTAGAGGGggtgattattatttttttttatgagcatggccttatttccgCTGGTGTAAAgaacttaagtaaaaatacttgaaagtactacttaagtagtttttttttgagtatctgtactttactttactatttatatttttgacaacttagACTTTTACTTCActtcattcctaaagaaaatgatgtactttttactccattcattttccctgacacccaaaagcatttgatacattttgaatgctttgcaggacaggaaaatgttgGAAGGTTGGAAGGTATACCAAAAGGATAAAGTAAACctctctgaagcaggttttcatcaatgatttCTCTGTACTTAACACCTcgctgaccaaggaccttctcctctgatttctcagtttgggcaggtggccagctcttggaagagtcttggggttctaatcttcttccatttaagaatgatggaggccactgggttcttggggtccttcaatgctgcagacattttttggtacccttccccagatctgtgcgtTGACtcaattctgtctcggagctctccgTACAATTCCTTCGatgtcatggcttggtttttgctctgttatgcactgtcaactgcgggaccttatatagacaggagtgtgcctttccaaatcatgtccaatcaattgaatttagcacaggtggactccaatcaagttgtagaaacatatcaaggatgatcaatggaaactggatgcacctgagcttaatttcgagtctcatagcaaagggtctgaatacttatgtaaataaggtatttctgtttttgattttgtatacatttgcaaacatttctaaaaacgtatttttgctttgtcattatgaggatGTTTTTTTATATACAATTTAGATTAAGGCTTTAAcataacataatgtggaaaaaggaaatgggtctgaacactttccgaatgcattgtaaaTGGTTGAAAGCACAGTAATAACACATGTAGATGACAACTAAACAAAAAAATCGGACATGTGGTGGGCCGagcacagtgcacgctgacacagtcgccaggtgtacggtgtttcctccgacacattgctgcggccggcttccgggttaagtgggcattgtgtcaagaagcagtgtggcttcaTTGGGTTGtgttttcggaggacgcatggctctcgaccttcgcctctcctgagtccttacgggagttgcagcgatgagataagcctgtaactaccaattggataccatgaaattgggaagaaaaagggtaaaaataaaaagacaaaaaaaattCAATAGAATGGATCAAATCCATAACATTTTTAATGACCAGTACATATGGTGATCACCCAACAGGACAGCACAATAGCATTAAAGGCACCAAATTATGAGAGATGATGTTCTCTTGGTTTTGGGAAGTAAAGTATTTTTTCTCTTCAAAGACACCACAGGTTGAGAAATGTTTCCTGCTGCGGAGGGAAGGCCTACGACCCCAGCAGTGGACAGATGAAGTGCTGTGCAGGGACTCTGTACAACCTGCAGGTTCAGGACAGGCTCTTGGGTGAGGCCCAGTGCTGTGGGAGTGTCCTGATGGAGGCCGGCTCCACCCAGACCTGCTGTTCTGCCCCAGGGCTAGACCTGCTCTACCCTACCCAGCTAGGGTTCACCTGCTGTGGGCACCGCTATCCCAATGCCTCCCTGTGGTCTTGCTGCGCCGGGGTCCTGCACCCAAGGCCTGAACCACACAACACCACCAAAAACGTGATTCCAGGTCAGTGGGAACAGGATACAATCGATCCGTGATTTATGCCACAGCTTGAGTTGCGTCTGTTTATCTCTGAAAGGTCTCTGAAAGACCAACCTACAAGTCAGACAAGTGATATGAATATTTAATTCTATATCTAGTTCATATAAGATAAAGGGGAAGTCTTCTGATGTGTCCCTGCctggagtctgtctctgtccatttGATTAGACTGTTGTTCATTATCCTCAGGACCCAGACTTCTACCACTGGGGGATCTGAAGACTGAAGTCCTGTGTCACAGCAGAGGTAAGGCCTCCAGTTTGAAGCACAAGATGACAGGAAACATTACTCACTACTTTGATctttagtaagaacagtgggaagCACTAGAATCTTCTTTGACTCTTGGAAGTACAGGGGTTTCACAACGCTtatctaaagtgtgtgtgtgtgtgtgtgtgtgtgtgtgtgtgtgtgtgtgtgtgtgtgtgtgtgtgtgtgtgtgtgtgtgtgtgtgtgtgtgtgtgtgtgtgtgtgtgtgtgtgtgtgtgtgtgtgtgtgtgtgtgtgtccagttctGCTGGGGACAGTGGAGAGTGTGTCTGTGAAGATGAATGAGCGGTCCATCGTGATGGTGAATGCCATGTACATGCAGGCCTCGCGTGGCCATGTCAGCGCCGTGCCTTCCCCTCACTACGTCACATTACCCGACCACTGCAGCTCCCCTGAACTGGTGCCGGGCAACACTTACATCTGGGTGAAAAATAATTTCTCAGACACCATACGATTAATCTCTGATCTCAGCGAAGATTCCTTCCCTCTCCGTTCCATCCTTACCATGTGCTGAACCTTTTTCTTGCCCAGAGTAAAGCTCTACATAATGTTTGAAAGCTTTACAGTGTTTGTTTGCAAGTACATTGTTAACAATCAACAGTGTAATAAAAAGCTCATCTTGGGTTCAGATGGGGTTCGACAAGTAGACAATGTGTGTGAAGTGAATATCACATTGTGCAGGAAAAAAAGCCTATTTTAACCAAGCATTTGTGTGTAGGTGTAGGACTTCACCATGCATCAATTCAGGTGGTTTTGTGGGGGGTGGTTGCCTTTTTCCCATCATCATACACGTACCACATTATCTGATACTTGATCACAGGATCACATTTTTGTTTGATTATTtcactgccatgctgtgtttGATCTTGTCTAGCCAACTTGTCtcaagtcccagactttattgtgtgttatcctcaatgtttttattcattttattcagatgttatgaattttgtcttgctgctttttgttctgttgctctgcgtgtgctgaaatattgattaatgtgcactgtccctgtaaaaaaataaaaataattaaacTTAATGTGCATGCATGACTTTTAAGTTTTAGGTGTCCTTGTCTTTTTAAATGGTCGAATTAATGAGTTATAAATTCATTAATTGTGCATGAaatagatcgagaccagtcttaaaagtcaggtaacagcgtttattacaagagagtactGCCACATACACATTTtcccacaggttataaactgaaaatgacatcagcgttttctaaatgttctatCTCTTTCACCGGTAGAGAGGCCCTATAGTTCTCGAGCCTTCGCTCCACGCCTGAAGTCAaggtcagtcagtataaatcagcattctagacagtctggagatagtACATTCATTTGTACAAGGAACAGACcgtcattgttactaaactcctgactacattatatacaattgggaatgggagcaagagagaaaattcatatatgtacagtacattatagcatttggactagtcagttctgattggaatgtgtacataattagtcatttcaactataatttcccCCAACAGAAatcaagatgaaatttcatacaggaagtgagccagatttgaagcgctgtgttccaatgtctccttatatggctctGAATGCGCAAGGagagagcctacactttctgtcgtttccccaaggtgtttggagcattgtgacatatttgtaggcatatcattggaaaactgaccataagagactacatttaccaggtgttcGCTCGGTGTCCTctgtcgaaactattgcgtaatctccaggtgcgtgcatttttccattttgaacagaggagaaaccaaactgccacgagtgacttatcatcgaatagatatgtgaaaaacaccttgagggttgattctaaacaacgtttgccatgtttctgtcgatattatggagttaatttggaaaaaagtttgcgttgtaatgactgaattttcggggggttttctcagccaaacgtgatgaacaaaactgagcgatttctcctacacaaatcatctttttggaaaaactgaacatttgctatctgagtctcctcattgaaaacatccgaagttcttcaaaggtaaattattttatttgaatgcttttcttgtttttgtgaaagggttgcctgctgaatgcgaggcttaatgctatgctagctatcaa from Oncorhynchus keta strain PuntledgeMale-10-30-2019 chromosome 18, Oket_V2, whole genome shotgun sequence harbors:
- the LOC118396928 gene encoding uncharacterized protein LOC118396928, which produces MTTPLLMFVLLALPCYSAPGQINRFGLPVSAHSRDFYVRSPRDQVCARVNIDILEFTCCEGQRHEGAGQSCCGKRSFNVIQASCCDGQLTPHVSQLVSDCCGSRAYDPLNQLCCDLQILTRTQPHSKCCRKELYNDDHQLCCGHVNKGRKVLTKMSRHHQCCGDHQYDPRSHCCCYHITGSLNPQPLNASCCAIQEVRHTPPAQTVQNKAIAQSSPNCMPGEKPCGQSACFNPITERCCVNPTCLQGQSYSHDQTCCEGTLSHTPGHYHSASCGSKVYNPDIKTCCCGKLSNKVLGVNLCCGTTPYGVEDRGVLCCNQTLHHVVEDGYQCSPGGHLYLPSREMVCGSRVHLNDPGKSRPLCCGEETYDPQYEICCNGRKHHRLRNVSCCGGKAYDPSSGQMKCCAGTLYNLQVQDRLLGEAQCCGSVLMEAGSTQTCCSAPGLDLLYPTQLGFTCCGHRYPNASLWSCCAGVLHPRPEPHNTTKNVIPGPRLLPLGDLKTEVLCHSRVLLGTVESVSVKMNERSIVMVNAMYMQASRGHVSAVPSPHYVTLPDHCSSPELVPGNTYIWVKNNFSDTIRLISDLSEDSFPLRSILTMC